GAGGGTCGTCTCCGTGCCGAACAGCCGGTCGAGCGGATTGTGGCGCCCGATACCCATCACGAGCACCGTTGCATGGCGACGCCGTGCCTCCGTCGCCAACAGTCGGGAGGGAGAGCCGAGCTGCACGTCCACCGTCCACGTCGGATCACCGGCGGCCGAGATCGAGATCGCACGACGGACATCTTCGACCATCGACAAGCGGCGGGCCTCGTCCAGTTCAGCCGGCACCGGCAGCACATCCATCCCGGCAGCGACGCCGGGCGTCGGCTTGCAGACGCCAAGCACTTGAAGCGGGCCACCGAACGCGCGCGTCGCCAACCGGCCCGCGTTGAACAGCGCCTCGCTCGATACCGGCGCCCCATCGCATGCGACGAGCACGGGTCCATCGACGTCGGGCGGCAGATGCTCCGAAAGCATGACGGGATCGCGTGCGAGAACGGACATGGGCGGGACCCTGATGAAGCAGCGGGCGGCGGGCTGCGTAGCGCTAACGAAGAGGGTCGCACTTTCCACACTCGCGCTCTATCGGGGAGTCCTGTGGTCCTCGTCAGGGAATCCCGTACAACTCACTCGACTCTGTCGTTAAAGGGCCCAACGCAGCGCGCGGGCGAGGCGATCGAACACACGGTGAGACCACGTGCGCTGTCGCCATTCATCTAAGGTGACTTCGTGGCTGTCGTTCAGATCGGTCTCAAAGCTCGCCTCCATCCCGGCGCCGCACTGGTCGTCGAACACCAGCACGTTGCACTCGGCGTTCAGCCAGAACGAACGGAAGTCGAGGTTCGACGAGCCAATCAGGCTGGCGTACCCGTCGATCACGACCGTCTTGGCATGTAGCGTCGCGCGCTGATACTCGAACACGCGTACACCGCCCTTCAACAGCTTCTGATACACGCCGTGCGCGGCGTGTCGGATCAGTGGCACGTCGGCGTGCTCTCCTGGTAGCAACAGTCGCACATCGACACCCTGTTGTGCGGCCGCAAGCAACAGCGTGAGCGCGCGCGTGGGCGGCGCGAAATACGGTGTGGTGATCCAGAGTCGCTGGCGTGCACCGCCGATCATCGCGGCCAGTACGCCGAGCATCTCACGCTGTCCGCGCCCTGGTCGCGGCGCGAGTACCAGCACCGCGCGATCGTCCGGCGCCGCGAGATCGGCGACACTGCGCACACGCCGTCCCCGACGCTTATCTCGCTGCGCACCGAGCCGTTGGTGCAGCTTCTGCTGAAGGGCGCGCTGCAACTTGCGCGGCCCCACTCCGTGAGTGAAAGCGCGTGTGGACGTCTCGTCGATCACGCTCCAACTCACATATTCGAGTCCCGGTAAATCAGGACCGTTCGCGCGATCCCACCCTTCGGCGAACACCGCCGCCAACTCGCGCGCCACCGAGCCTTCCACCTGCGCGAACGTATCACGCCATGCGTTGCCCTTCGAGCGGATAGACGATCCGTACTCTTCGGCGATGTTCATACCCCCCGTGAACGCGATCCGGCGATCGCAGACGAGGATCTTGCGATGATCCCGTCGTAGCGCTTCGAGGGGATGGTGCCACACGCGATGAAAGTGTCGCACGACCACCCCGTGCTCGGTCAGCGTTTCCCAGAATCGATCGCCGGTGTTCATCGAGCCGACGGCATCGGCGAGCACGTACGTGCGTACACCGCGTGCCACCGCGCGAATCAACGCCTGCTGCACCGACTCGCCGAGCTTGTCGTCGCGCATGATGTACGTCTCGAGCAGGATCTCCTCCTGCGCGCTGTCCATGGTCGCGATCATGCGCTGGAACGCTTGCGCGCCGTCGGGAAGCAGCACGAGGGGAGGACAGCCATGCAGTGGTCCCCCGTCGATCAGCTGCAGGAGGTCGCGAAATGCCGGATCGCGCACGCCCTCGGTGAAGCGCCGGGCGGCACCCCACGCGCGATACGTGCGCACCTCCCGAGGCGACTGTACGTCAGCCATGTTTCAGCATGACCTTCATTCTACGACTCCTGATCAACGCGGTCGCGCTGTGGTGCGCCGCGCGCTTCATCGATGGCATCAGTTATACCGGCAGCTGGCAGGGGCTCGTCGGACTCGCACTCGTGTTCGGGGTCGTGAACACGCTCGTGCGACCGGTCCTGTCGTTCTTCTCCTTCCCGATCCAGATCATCACGCTGGGACTGTTCACCCTCGTGTTGAACGCCGCCATGCTGCTGCTCACGAGCGCACTCGCCACGCGACTAGGCGTTTCGTTCCACATCAGTGGATTCTTGGCCGCGTTCATCGGGGCATTGCTGGTGAGCATCCTCAGTACCATCCTCAGTTGGGTCGTGATCCCGAGCGACGCCGACGCCGACTGAGCGCGGAACTCAGGCGGGAAGCTCGTCGAGCGCGCGCTGGAGCACCAGCTCCATCGCCTGTTGCACCCGCTCCGGCGCGAGGATCACCGCGTCGGGGCCGTACTGCAACACGTGGCGGATCGCCCAGGATTCGTCCGCCAGCGGATAGTGCACCAGCAGTGACCCGTCGGGGTGCAGCTCGCCCCGCTCACGCTCGGCGATCCAGCGCGCCACGGTCGGACTGTACCGAACCACCAGCGACTCGGCGGCCGGCGCCTCCTGCACGAACACATGACCCTGCTGCAAGACCGATTCCACCGTGAAATCGGGGGGGAGCTCGAAGGGATCGCTGGTTTCAACCGCCCCGCGCACGCGATCGAGCCGGAACACGCGGAGCGTGTCGTTGCGCTCGCAGAACGCCACGAGGTAAATGTTCGCGTCGGCACGAACCATGGCATACGGGCGCACGCGACGGACGGTCGATTCGGTCTCGTTCGACCGTTGGTAGGTGAGCTGCACGACGTGATGATGCTCGATGGCACGCTGCAGCACCACCACGGCTTCCCATTCGTCGTTGCGCGCGGGTTCAACGGCGAGGGTGCTGGCCGCATCGGCGGGCGCGCCCGCCTTCCATTTCTCGACCACCGTATCGACCGACCGCACGGCGAGTTCACGCAGTCGCGCCCGCACATTCGTGACGTGATGACGCTCGTCGACCGGAAGCTCCTGCTCCAGGATACCCAGCCCCAGTTCGAGCGACGCCACCTCCGGCCGCGTGAGCCGCATGGGACGCTTGAAGTGCGACGATCGCATCGACACGCTGTTGGATCCGACGAACAGCTGGACGCCTTCCACGAAGCCAGCCGGCGTATCGTCGCGGTCGAGGGCGTGAAAATCGGCGCGCAGCGTCTTGGCGTCGGTGCCGACGAGTGCCGCGAGTTCTTCGAACGTGAGCTTGTGTTCATCGGCCATCGTCGGAAAAGCGATCAACAGGCGTTGCAGCTGTTCATCGGCGCGCGTCATGCGACCTCCGCGGTGCTGGCCAGTGACTGGGCCGCACGATGTGCCGCCAACGTGTCCTGCAGCAGTGCACGCCAGTCGCCGTGCCATTCGGCCGGCGACACGATCGACGCATCACCACCGAACGTGAGCAGCCATCGCAGGAACGGATCGCGCCGACGCACGCGAAAGCATCGCTGCGACGCAATGTCCGTCTCCTCACCGAGATGCATGCCTTGCAGGACCTGCCCCGATTCGCCGCGAAAGCCGACCACCACCGACACCGCCTCTTCGTCGCCGAGCTCCCAAGCCTGACGTGAGGCCGCGTGCGTTTCAAGATCGAAGGAGGCCGGGATCACGTAGTCCGGCTGCTTCTTCTGGGCGTTGTACTTCGGCTTGGAAATGCGGCTCACCCGGAACTGTCGCAACGCCTGCTGAGCCGGATCATGCGCCACGAGATACCAGTGCCCCGTGAGGAACACGAGACCATACGGCTCCACCGTACGCATGCGCTGCCGATTGCGACCCATGCTGGCGTAGCTGAAGGTCACCCGCTGCCGCGCCGAGAGGGCACCACCGAGCACCTCGAACGTGCTGGCCTGCACCTTGACGGCGGCGACGAGCGGCTCACCGATGGGCAGCAATCCGACATCCTGTTCGAGCTTGCGGATCGCGCCCGCGGCATCGGCGTCGAGCGTCGGATTGCCGAGCGCGCGCACGCGCGCGGCCGCACGGCGCAACGTGAGACATTCATCCGGCGTGATCGCGAGCACTGGCAGTGATTGGAAGCCGATCCCTTTCGGCCGCGCGATGGTGCGCACTTCCAGCGCCTGTACGATGCGCGATTCACACAGGGCCAGAAACGGCAGATAGAACGCGTCGGGCCGGAGCCGGTAGCGCGACTCGCCGCCGTCGCTGTCCGGCAGCGTCTCGATCGCGACGCCGAAGGCGCGCAGCTCGTCCTTGTCTCGCTCGAAGGTGCGCATGATGCTCGACTCGTTCACCGCGGCGGTTGTGTAGGCCGGCACATCGTGACGAAGCTCGTCGAATGTTCCGCCGTTGTGGCGTCGCAACAGCGCCGCAATCAGATCGAACCAGCGGGTCAGCTTGTCGGCAGCAGCCATGCAATGAATACCGTGTGATCAGTCGAACAGCAGGAAATCGTCAACGAATGAATATTGGCACCACGAACTGACAGAAGAGCGCGCCCACGATCGTCATCGCAAAGCCCCACAACAGGAGCTGGCGGAACAGTTGCTTCGTGTCGTGACCGGCGGGAACGGCCGCGATGCACAGGGCACCGATCGTCGAGAGCGGTGAGACGTCGACTAACGCGGCGCCCACGTTGATACTGATCGCAATCTGCAGCGGGTGGCCGCCACCGAGCTTGGCGACGAGCCCCGGGACGGCCGGGAGAAACGCTGGATACACGACGCCCGACGTCGAGCTATAGGTCGAGATCAATCCCGTCACACCAGCGATGACCCCATTCACCGAGCCCGGCGTGGCCAACTTCGACAACAGCGTCGTGAAGAGGTCCATGCCACCGGTCTTCTCCAGCACGCCGATCAGCACGCTCACGCCGCACACCATCACGAGCACCGGCCAGGGCACTTGCTTCAGCATTGCGCTGTCGTTGCCGATACCAATCAATACCAGTACTGCCGCCGCGGCGAACGCGGCGAGTCCGGGATTGACCTTGAGCACGAGCACGCTGCTCACCCACAGCACCCCGACCGCGAGTGTCGTCCAGTGCGCGCCGGTGAACGCGGTACGCTCGTCGTCGATCACGACCCGACCGGAGCGCAGCATGGCCGGTCCGCCAAACATCGCCCACGCCGCGCTCGCGACGAGGGCGTGTGCCACGAAGTTCATGATCAGGACTTCGGTCGCGTGACCGCCCAGCCCGGCCTTCTCCATCAGTGTCTGCACCAGCGCACCAATCGCGCTGATCGGCGAGAGGTTACCGGCGTTCGCCCCGTTCCCTACCATCAACGCCATCAGAAGCATCGGCGCCTTCGCCCGATGCG
The Gemmatimonas sp. DNA segment above includes these coding regions:
- a CDS encoding phage holin family protein — translated: MTFILRLLINAVALWCAARFIDGISYTGSWQGLVGLALVFGVVNTLVRPVLSFFSFPIQIITLGLFTLVLNAAMLLLTSALATRLGVSFHISGFLAAFIGALLVSILSTILSWVVIPSDADAD
- a CDS encoding WYL domain-containing protein, whose product is MAAADKLTRWFDLIAALLRRHNGGTFDELRHDVPAYTTAAVNESSIMRTFERDKDELRAFGVAIETLPDSDGGESRYRLRPDAFYLPFLALCESRIVQALEVRTIARPKGIGFQSLPVLAITPDECLTLRRAAARVRALGNPTLDADAAGAIRKLEQDVGLLPIGEPLVAAVKVQASTFEVLGGALSARQRVTFSYASMGRNRQRMRTVEPYGLVFLTGHWYLVAHDPAQQALRQFRVSRISKPKYNAQKKQPDYVIPASFDLETHAASRQAWELGDEEAVSVVVGFRGESGQVLQGMHLGEETDIASQRCFRVRRRDPFLRWLLTFGGDASIVSPAEWHGDWRALLQDTLAAHRAAQSLASTAEVA
- a CDS encoding phospholipase D-like domain-containing protein — translated: MADVQSPREVRTYRAWGAARRFTEGVRDPAFRDLLQLIDGGPLHGCPPLVLLPDGAQAFQRMIATMDSAQEEILLETYIMRDDKLGESVQQALIRAVARGVRTYVLADAVGSMNTGDRFWETLTEHGVVVRHFHRVWHHPLEALRRDHRKILVCDRRIAFTGGMNIAEEYGSSIRSKGNAWRDTFAQVEGSVARELAAVFAEGWDRANGPDLPGLEYVSWSVIDETSTRAFTHGVGPRKLQRALQQKLHQRLGAQRDKRRGRRVRSVADLAAPDDRAVLVLAPRPGRGQREMLGVLAAMIGGARQRLWITTPYFAPPTRALTLLLAAAQQGVDVRLLLPGEHADVPLIRHAAHGVYQKLLKGGVRVFEYQRATLHAKTVVIDGYASLIGSSNLDFRSFWLNAECNVLVFDDQCGAGMEASFETDLNDSHEVTLDEWRQRTWSHRVFDRLARALRWAL
- a CDS encoding SLC13 family permease produces the protein MSPAVWSLLALLLVVAASLTSRVNVGVLAVALAWGIATFSADWKVEQVMAVFPSSLFLTLLGVTLLFGIAQANGTMQAVSQHGVRLLGGRSALLPPFFFVLACLISTSGPGAIATTALLAPLAMGIAHRAKAPMLLMALMVGNGANAGNLSPISAIGALVQTLMEKAGLGGHATEVLIMNFVAHALVASAAWAMFGGPAMLRSGRVVIDDERTAFTGAHWTTLAVGVLWVSSVLVLKVNPGLAAFAAAAVLVLIGIGNDSAMLKQVPWPVLVMVCGVSVLIGVLEKTGGMDLFTTLLSKLATPGSVNGVIAGVTGLISTYSSTSGVVYPAFLPAVPGLVAKLGGGHPLQIAISINVGAALVDVSPLSTIGALCIAAVPAGHDTKQLFRQLLLWGFAMTIVGALFCQFVVPIFIR
- a CDS encoding WYL domain-containing protein, producing the protein MTRADEQLQRLLIAFPTMADEHKLTFEELAALVGTDAKTLRADFHALDRDDTPAGFVEGVQLFVGSNSVSMRSSHFKRPMRLTRPEVASLELGLGILEQELPVDERHHVTNVRARLRELAVRSVDTVVEKWKAGAPADAASTLAVEPARNDEWEAVVVLQRAIEHHHVVQLTYQRSNETESTVRRVRPYAMVRADANIYLVAFCERNDTLRVFRLDRVRGAVETSDPFELPPDFTVESVLQQGHVFVQEAPAAESLVVRYSPTVARWIAERERGELHPDGSLLVHYPLADESWAIRHVLQYGPDAVILAPERVQQAMELVLQRALDELPA